In Candidatus Flexicrinis affinis, the following proteins share a genomic window:
- a CDS encoding Zn-dependent hydrolase, with protein sequence MDIADLRIDAERLRADFDALTEIGATVAGGVSRLALSNEDLEARAWFANRLDDAGLAVRDDDVGNISGVLVMNGTAADRTVLLGAHLDTALNAGRYDGSVGILAALECLRTIHESGIRLPVNLEVINFTDQEGSWHSMLGSRGLTGRLPDFTMRDGDDQSAFRAALFRAGIFLNDMHRAARQRSDVAGYLELHIEQGGRLWAAGKRIGVVEGIVGRTTYSITFHGEAGHSGTTAPEQRRDALQGAAQFIIEAHRWVRESIPDGLFNAGNIVTEPGAFNTIPEKAVLTVEVRNPDQSALLVMEDQMLVLAASCAERYGLRMTSRRLVNMPAAKMDAAVIADIEAACGDIGVTDTARVVSYAGHDAQMLSGFTPTGLIFIPSVDGISHNPREFTEWDDVVLGANVLLHSTIRLAQRV encoded by the coding sequence ATGGACATCGCAGACCTGCGAATTGACGCCGAGCGGCTGCGCGCGGACTTTGACGCACTGACCGAAATCGGCGCAACCGTTGCGGGTGGTGTCAGCCGGCTGGCCCTCTCCAACGAAGACCTCGAAGCTCGGGCATGGTTCGCCAATCGCCTCGATGATGCGGGACTCGCCGTGCGCGACGACGATGTCGGCAACATCAGCGGCGTGCTGGTGATGAACGGCACCGCCGCCGATCGCACGGTACTGTTGGGCGCGCACCTCGATACCGCGCTCAACGCCGGGCGTTATGACGGCTCGGTCGGTATTCTCGCCGCGCTCGAATGCCTGCGCACCATTCACGAGTCCGGCATTCGCCTGCCGGTCAACCTCGAAGTTATTAACTTCACCGATCAGGAAGGCAGTTGGCATTCGATGCTGGGAAGCCGCGGGCTGACCGGCCGCCTGCCCGATTTCACCATGCGCGACGGCGACGACCAAAGCGCCTTTCGCGCGGCGCTCTTCCGCGCAGGAATTTTCCTCAACGATATGCACCGGGCCGCGCGCCAGCGTTCGGACGTTGCCGGCTACCTCGAACTGCACATCGAGCAGGGCGGCCGGCTCTGGGCGGCCGGCAAGCGCATCGGAGTTGTCGAGGGCATCGTCGGCCGTACAACCTACAGCATCACGTTTCACGGCGAAGCGGGCCACAGCGGCACGACCGCGCCAGAGCAGCGGCGCGATGCCCTGCAAGGCGCCGCGCAGTTCATCATCGAGGCGCATCGTTGGGTGCGCGAATCGATCCCTGACGGCCTGTTCAACGCCGGCAACATCGTCACCGAGCCGGGGGCGTTCAACACTATCCCCGAAAAGGCCGTGCTGACGGTCGAGGTGCGCAATCCCGACCAGAGCGCCCTACTCGTGATGGAAGACCAGATGCTGGTGCTGGCCGCGTCTTGTGCCGAACGGTACGGCTTGCGCATGACGTCACGGCGGTTGGTCAACATGCCCGCCGCCAAAATGGACGCCGCTGTGATCGCAGACATCGAAGCCGCGTGCGGCGACATCGGCGTGACCGATACCGCGCGTGTCGTGAGCTACGCCGGCCACGACGCACAGATGCTCAGCGGATTCACGCCCACGGGCCTGATCTTCATCCCGTCGGTCGACGGTATCAGCCACAACCCGCGCGAGTTCACCGAGTGGGACGACGTCGTGCTAGGCGCAAACGTGCTGCTGCACAGCACGATCCGTTTGGCACAGCGGGTTTGA
- the rbsK gene encoding ribokinase: MASKVVVVGSFNMDLTTTVDRMPRPGETVLGDVFTTGPGGKGSNQAIAAARLGAHVTFVGRIGTDAFGQAALAIWAQDGVDTRHIIRDPDHATGVAPIFVDKDGENMIVVALGANLALSPADVDAAADAIRTADILLTGLEIPIETAAHALKIAKAAGVRTILNPAPAQPLTHDMLLSADVLTPNESELEVLSGLAIDDVEQAAQLVKAHDNQHIVVTLGGQGAAYYGPGGHGVVPVFPVSVVDTTGAGDAFNGGLAVALSDGLDMPEAVRFAGATAALCVTKRGTAASMPTRAEVDTLLKGSTG, encoded by the coding sequence ATGGCCAGCAAAGTTGTCGTCGTTGGTAGTTTCAACATGGATTTGACGACCACCGTCGACCGTATGCCCCGCCCCGGCGAGACCGTGTTGGGGGACGTATTCACGACCGGCCCGGGCGGCAAAGGCTCGAATCAGGCGATTGCTGCGGCACGTTTAGGCGCACATGTCACGTTTGTCGGGCGCATCGGCACCGACGCATTCGGACAGGCCGCGCTGGCGATTTGGGCGCAGGACGGTGTCGACACACGCCACATCATCCGCGATCCGGACCACGCAACCGGCGTCGCCCCGATCTTCGTCGACAAGGACGGTGAAAACATGATCGTCGTCGCGCTGGGGGCCAACCTCGCCCTCAGTCCGGCCGACGTGGACGCCGCCGCCGATGCGATCCGCACGGCCGACATCTTGCTCACCGGGCTGGAGATTCCGATCGAGACGGCGGCCCACGCCCTCAAGATTGCAAAAGCGGCAGGCGTGCGGACGATCCTCAACCCGGCGCCCGCCCAACCACTCACCCACGACATGCTGCTCAGCGCCGACGTGCTCACGCCCAATGAGAGCGAGCTTGAAGTGCTGTCCGGCCTAGCGATCGACGATGTCGAACAGGCCGCACAGTTGGTGAAGGCGCACGACAATCAGCATATCGTGGTAACGTTAGGCGGTCAGGGCGCAGCATACTACGGCCCGGGCGGCCACGGCGTCGTGCCGGTGTTCCCGGTCAGCGTCGTCGATACGACCGGCGCGGGCGACGCCTTCAACGGCGGATTGGCCGTGGCGCTGTCCGACGGGCTAGACATGCCGGAGGCCGTCCGCTTCGCCGGGGCGACAGCGGCGCTGTGCGTCACCAAGCGCGGCACCGCGGCCAGTATGCCGACCCGTGCCGAGGTCGACACGCTATTGAAGGGATCAACCGGATGA
- a CDS encoding GNAT family N-acetyltransferase, with the protein MTDQVTLRPMTDDDGEAVRHLMEDDPPGQGMRMTTRFLVNPVVAWRTLKPDMTGVVAVAPDDGRVVGVASVSFEDVLYNGQVVPSAFLGNLKVHHDFRRQGIAKALAAWRVRTAEERIGPYGVILTGTSKDNVASQNTMKTWGAELHDQQMLRPRPPIHRQPTTAGLRVIAPEPTHDEEIIEKANRFYADYQLYTPLTPRRLAEIRDSGAPVAHYRIVTDGGGAVVAGIMLSLRGLLMVEDVSNVPPPLRVMNVFLRVLPSDGRIRLCEAAYLWYDNPDAARLLWQHIRWEFRDRASAFGYPLDPRSPLIDLFNFKPWHVPIVNLVIATRGPQPMDVSKYICGTLRG; encoded by the coding sequence ATGACCGATCAAGTGACCCTGCGGCCCATGACCGACGACGACGGCGAGGCCGTGCGGCACTTGATGGAGGACGATCCGCCCGGGCAAGGGATGCGCATGACGACGCGCTTTCTCGTCAACCCGGTTGTGGCATGGCGTACGCTCAAACCGGATATGACCGGAGTGGTCGCCGTTGCCCCAGACGACGGGCGTGTTGTCGGGGTCGCCAGCGTCAGCTTCGAGGACGTGCTGTACAACGGTCAGGTCGTTCCGTCCGCCTTTCTCGGCAACCTCAAGGTGCATCATGACTTTCGGCGGCAGGGCATCGCTAAGGCACTCGCGGCGTGGCGGGTTCGCACTGCAGAGGAGCGCATCGGCCCGTACGGCGTCATCCTCACCGGCACGTCGAAAGACAACGTGGCGTCGCAAAATACGATGAAAACGTGGGGCGCGGAACTGCACGACCAGCAGATGCTCCGCCCGCGGCCCCCGATCCACCGTCAGCCCACCACGGCGGGACTGCGCGTCATCGCACCGGAACCGACGCACGACGAGGAAATCATCGAGAAGGCCAACCGTTTCTACGCCGACTATCAGCTTTACACGCCGCTGACCCCCCGTAGGCTGGCCGAGATTCGCGATTCGGGCGCACCGGTCGCGCACTATCGCATTGTGACCGACGGCGGCGGGGCGGTCGTCGCCGGAATCATGCTGTCGCTGCGCGGGCTGCTCATGGTCGAGGACGTCTCCAACGTGCCGCCGCCGCTGCGCGTGATGAACGTGTTCCTGCGCGTGCTACCTTCGGACGGGCGCATCCGGCTGTGCGAAGCAGCATATCTATGGTACGACAACCCCGATGCCGCGCGCCTGCTGTGGCAGCATATCCGCTGGGAGTTCCGCGACCGCGCAAGTGCGTTTGGGTATCCGCTCGATCCGCGCTCGCCGCTGATAGACCTTTTCAACTTCAAGCCGTGGCACGTCCCGATCGTGAACCTCGTTATAGCGACGCGCGGCCCGCAGCCCATGGACGTCAGCAAGTACATCTGCGGTACACTACGAGGGTAG
- a CDS encoding serine/threonine protein kinase, translating into MDIGDVINKSYQVVEHIGRGGMADVWSARDSKLNRMVAVKTILHGLSPDSDPLGMFKREAQTIAALEHPHILPVYDFGEYQNSLFIVMRYVSGGSLAAWMERGKLPVEEAVRVLAAVAQALDYAHARNVIHLDLKPQNILLDTHLSPYLGDFGLATALDVSGRAQNPGSGTLLYMAPEQLTSDTLDKRADIYSFAIMAFHILNGRLPYDGASPMVMKQLQLQSELPEIPHLTPTVSTVLRKSASLDLDGRHGTTTDLVEELRAALNLTGPLRLADGGEPIPNVPPELQEPAGLYQRARTAWDGGQGRFVLSVTDFMVMETAYAAAEQHGLELDDLGRQMLLRGALEYGINVDRWWDALDDANRRWVCLHAVRSANAPARVRAMERLEDLPDDEPPRIPRLIAQALQAEIDDAAKLAALRLLGKRAREHVRPVPIMPELTQTMTRVMMTVARVEQLEVEPDEWLPTTFGPEVDLLIAEMALDRSQPKISEAAARTVANMHSRAAVKYLADQQRTGRRGALRALAIVRDEVPSLPDVVSPLGRSYAWIANTMRRLTANPLSLTWRFLFAMLGGALGRGFLLWTTFDLPFAVLDPWRYANTIAYGLSYGVVFGLVVVVADEFSARLRGFWKWPMRAGAAFIAGTLMGMLLWASDHYLYLGRTVDLQWDLMLFGGFGVALGLVFNGLLRLRAWIAVALTAVSIYLPVYISWSNYCTPYGLCPDSPPFSVGPVALVGLLIGLFCGLILRVQTGRFGIQTPFKFTPPISAALGLALGLAWAVIAPLIYDLGLSNPPLDWVGMLGFVLVGLVPGMLAGYLFSGPGRFAFSIASVLAFVVLLPSVQPALQSNGPFPIAIDALVYPRAFADFTFDNSHIFTAAIPFAILMALGAHAQLIAREVRVFVQSRRPVRASSEPGGLTEFLNKPRAALPDTATIIEAVKDAREELSASGVLDANTVRDARADAFSPTMPLDDDATDQLKPPSGAGDDSEIRRARESDT; encoded by the coding sequence GTGGACATCGGCGACGTCATCAACAAGAGTTATCAGGTTGTTGAACATATCGGGCGCGGCGGCATGGCCGACGTGTGGTCCGCCCGCGACAGCAAGCTCAACCGCATGGTCGCGGTCAAGACGATCCTGCACGGCTTATCACCGGACAGCGACCCGCTCGGCATGTTCAAACGCGAGGCACAGACCATCGCCGCGCTGGAACACCCGCACATCCTGCCGGTGTACGACTTTGGCGAATATCAGAACAGCCTGTTCATCGTCATGCGCTACGTATCGGGCGGGTCGCTGGCGGCGTGGATGGAGCGCGGCAAGCTGCCGGTTGAGGAAGCAGTGCGCGTGCTGGCGGCGGTCGCGCAGGCGCTCGACTACGCCCACGCGCGCAACGTTATCCACCTCGACCTCAAACCGCAGAACATCCTCCTCGATACGCACTTGTCGCCCTATCTCGGCGACTTCGGCCTAGCGACGGCGCTCGACGTGTCCGGCCGTGCCCAGAACCCGGGCAGCGGCACGCTGCTCTACATGGCGCCCGAACAGCTCACGTCCGACACGCTCGACAAGCGCGCCGACATCTACAGCTTCGCCATCATGGCATTCCACATCCTCAACGGCCGGCTACCCTACGACGGCGCCTCGCCGATGGTGATGAAACAGCTCCAGCTGCAGTCCGAACTGCCGGAAATCCCGCACCTGACGCCTACGGTGAGCACCGTGCTGCGCAAAAGCGCATCGCTCGACCTCGACGGCCGGCACGGCACGACGACCGATCTGGTCGAGGAACTGCGCGCGGCGCTTAACTTGACTGGCCCGCTTCGGCTGGCGGACGGCGGCGAGCCGATCCCCAACGTGCCACCCGAATTGCAGGAACCGGCGGGGCTGTATCAACGCGCTCGGACGGCGTGGGACGGCGGTCAGGGCCGCTTCGTGCTGAGCGTCACCGACTTCATGGTGATGGAGACGGCCTACGCGGCGGCCGAACAGCACGGCCTCGAACTGGACGACCTCGGCCGGCAGATGCTGCTGCGCGGCGCGCTCGAATACGGGATCAACGTCGACCGCTGGTGGGATGCGCTGGACGACGCCAACCGGCGCTGGGTGTGCTTGCACGCCGTGCGCAGCGCCAACGCACCAGCCCGCGTGCGCGCCATGGAACGCCTCGAAGACCTGCCCGACGACGAGCCGCCGCGCATCCCGCGTTTGATCGCCCAAGCCTTGCAGGCCGAAATCGACGACGCAGCCAAGCTTGCCGCGCTGCGCCTGCTGGGCAAGCGCGCCCGCGAGCACGTCCGGCCCGTGCCAATCATGCCGGAACTTACGCAGACCATGACGCGCGTGATGATGACCGTCGCCCGCGTCGAGCAGCTCGAGGTCGAACCGGACGAGTGGCTTCCGACGACGTTCGGCCCCGAGGTCGATCTGCTGATCGCGGAGATGGCGCTCGACCGCTCCCAGCCCAAGATCAGCGAAGCGGCCGCGCGCACGGTCGCCAACATGCACAGCCGCGCGGCGGTCAAGTATCTGGCCGATCAGCAGCGCACGGGCCGGCGCGGGGCGCTGCGGGCGCTGGCGATCGTCCGCGATGAAGTGCCCAGCCTGCCGGACGTGGTCAGTCCGCTGGGGCGCAGCTACGCATGGATCGCCAACACGATGCGCCGCCTGACGGCCAATCCGCTCTCGCTGACGTGGCGCTTCCTGTTCGCTATGCTGGGCGGGGCACTCGGCCGCGGCTTCTTGCTGTGGACGACATTCGATCTGCCATTTGCCGTGCTCGATCCGTGGCGATATGCGAACACCATCGCGTATGGGTTGTCGTATGGCGTCGTATTCGGGCTAGTCGTGGTCGTCGCCGACGAGTTTTCGGCGCGGTTGAGGGGGTTCTGGAAATGGCCTATGCGGGCCGGCGCCGCGTTCATTGCTGGCACCCTCATGGGGATGCTTCTGTGGGCATCCGATCACTACCTGTATCTAGGCCGGACGGTCGACTTGCAGTGGGATTTGATGCTGTTCGGCGGGTTCGGCGTGGCGCTGGGGCTGGTCTTCAACGGCCTGCTGCGCCTGCGCGCATGGATCGCCGTCGCACTCACCGCCGTCTCGATTTACCTCCCGGTCTACATCTCGTGGAGCAACTACTGCACACCCTACGGCCTGTGCCCCGACAGCCCGCCGTTTTCGGTCGGGCCGGTCGCCCTTGTCGGCCTGCTGATCGGTCTGTTCTGCGGGCTGATCCTGCGCGTTCAGACCGGGCGCTTCGGCATTCAAACGCCTTTCAAGTTTACCCCGCCGATCTCTGCCGCGTTGGGCCTCGCGCTCGGGTTGGCATGGGCGGTCATCGCGCCGCTGATCTACGACCTCGGCCTGAGCAATCCGCCGCTCGATTGGGTTGGGATGCTCGGCTTCGTGCTGGTCGGGTTGGTCCCCGGTATGCTGGCCGGCTATCTGTTCAGCGGGCCGGGGCGGTTTGCGTTCAGCATCGCGTCGGTGCTGGCGTTCGTCGTGCTGCTGCCGAGCGTGCAGCCTGCCCTGCAATCCAACGGCCCGTTCCCGATTGCAATTGACGCGCTCGTGTATCCGCGCGCGTTTGCCGATTTCACGTTCGACAACTCGCACATCTTCACCGCAGCGATCCCGTTCGCGATCTTGATGGCGCTGGGCGCGCACGCACAGTTGATCGCCCGTGAAGTGCGCGTGTTCGTGCAGTCGCGACGGCCGGTACGCGCAAGCAGTGAGCCGGGCGGGTTGACCGAATTCCTCAACAAGCCAAGGGCCGCGCTTCCCGACACCGCGACGATCATCGAGGCAGTAAAGGACGCGCGCGAGGAGTTGAGTGCCAGCGGCGTGTTGGACGCCAACACCGTCCGTGACGCACGGGCAGACGCCTTTAGCCCGACAATGCCGTTGGACGATGACGCGACAGATCAGCTCAAGCCGCCAAGCGGCGCAGGCGACGACTCGGAAATCCGCCGCGCACGCGAATCTGACACTTAA
- a CDS encoding beta-phosphoglucomutase family hydrolase → MTVHALIFDLDGVIADTVRAHDVGWRLVAQHLGVELSPSMLESFRGKRRGDILRAMLGRVLTDSEIESAMVVKEEHYDAFVAAMTDDHILPGVIPLLDEARTRGLGLGVASSSLSARTVLDKLGLSERFDVIADGTTVARAKPYPDVFLWTAGALRAKPMHCVVFEDAEAGVRAAHDAGMRVVGIGDPALVGQADTIVPNLTHITLDDLLHAV, encoded by the coding sequence ATGACGGTGCATGCTCTGATCTTCGACCTCGACGGCGTGATCGCCGATACAGTGCGTGCTCATGACGTAGGCTGGCGCCTTGTGGCGCAGCATCTCGGCGTGGAACTCAGCCCAAGCATGCTGGAGAGCTTTCGCGGCAAGCGGCGCGGGGACATCCTGCGCGCCATGTTGGGGCGTGTCCTGACCGACAGCGAGATCGAATCGGCGATGGTCGTCAAGGAAGAGCACTACGACGCGTTCGTGGCCGCAATGACCGACGATCACATCCTGCCCGGCGTCATCCCGCTGCTGGACGAAGCCCGTACCCGCGGGCTGGGGCTGGGCGTCGCGTCGTCGTCGCTCAGCGCGCGGACCGTACTCGACAAGCTTGGCCTGAGCGAGCGCTTCGACGTCATCGCCGACGGCACCACCGTCGCGCGCGCCAAACCCTACCCTGACGTGTTCCTGTGGACCGCCGGCGCGCTGCGCGCCAAGCCGATGCACTGCGTCGTATTCGAGGACGCCGAGGCTGGCGTGCGTGCCGCGCATGACGCGGGCATGCGCGTCGTCGGCATCGGCGATCCGGCGCTGGTGGGGCAGGCGGACACCATCGTGCCGAACCTTACCCATATCACGCTGGACGACCTGCTGCACGCGGTCTGA
- a CDS encoding Jag N-terminal domain-containing protein codes for MSERRSIEISADTVDEAIQRGLAELGVNPWDVMVEVVEEPTLGLFGSPPRQAKVRLQLLRVGPTSPPPSFPRLAQPDAEAARRQQSGNRQQGGGRGGQERSGYGGGQQRREGQRGDRPQNRGDRGDRGGRGGRGRGDRDRRPVSRLLDSEMVRKQSSAFDDDSLYDDLEAEGESLFAGYTPVEEADYDADVAAAREMLVDVLKAMDIGGSVQVSRVDASQGGGPWILNVQGQGRQINALIGRRGDTLAALQYILRLMVSHRLQHRVNLIVDVDGYKARRAERLRSLAARMAEQAINEARTVVLEPMPAHERRLIHIALRSHPQVETKSIGEGDNRKVTIVPVAGAVNEAEDIPDDEADADEDSFE; via the coding sequence ATGTCTGAACGTCGATCGATCGAAATCTCAGCCGACACCGTCGATGAGGCCATCCAGCGCGGACTGGCCGAATTGGGTGTCAACCCGTGGGACGTCATGGTCGAGGTCGTCGAAGAGCCGACACTCGGCCTGTTCGGTTCACCGCCGCGGCAGGCGAAGGTGCGCCTTCAGCTTCTGCGCGTCGGGCCGACCTCTCCGCCGCCGAGCTTCCCGCGTTTGGCGCAGCCCGATGCCGAAGCAGCGCGCCGCCAGCAGTCCGGCAACCGCCAGCAGGGCGGGGGCCGCGGCGGTCAGGAGCGCTCCGGCTATGGCGGCGGCCAGCAGCGCCGCGAAGGCCAGCGCGGCGATCGTCCGCAGAATCGCGGCGACCGGGGTGACCGGGGCGGCCGCGGCGGGCGGGGCAGGGGCGACCGGGATCGCCGGCCCGTATCACGCCTGCTAGACAGCGAAATGGTGCGCAAGCAATCCAGCGCCTTCGACGACGACAGCCTGTACGACGACCTCGAAGCCGAGGGCGAATCGCTGTTCGCCGGCTATACACCCGTCGAAGAGGCCGACTACGATGCCGATGTGGCGGCTGCCCGCGAAATGCTGGTCGACGTGCTCAAGGCGATGGACATCGGCGGCAGCGTGCAGGTCAGTCGTGTCGACGCCTCGCAAGGTGGCGGGCCGTGGATCCTGAACGTGCAGGGGCAAGGTCGCCAGATCAACGCACTGATCGGCCGCCGCGGCGATACGCTGGCCGCGCTGCAGTACATCTTGCGCTTGATGGTCAGCCACCGCCTGCAGCATCGCGTGAACCTGATAGTGGACGTCGACGGCTATAAGGCTCGCCGCGCAGAACGCCTGCGCAGCCTTGCGGCACGGATGGCCGAGCAGGCCATCAACGAGGCGCGCACGGTCGTTCTCGAACCGATGCCGGCCCACGAGCGCCGCCTGATCCACATCGCGCTGCGCAGTCACCCGCAGGTCGAAACCAAGTCGATCGGCGAGGGCGACAACCGCAAGGTGACGATCGTGCCGGTCGCGGGCGCCGTCAACGAAGCCGAGGACATCCCTGACGACGAAGCCGATGCCGACGAGGACAGCTTCGAGTGA
- a CDS encoding YidC/Oxa1 family membrane protein insertase, which translates to MDFLLNPFITILTLLYSVFGNNIVLAIVALTVIIRLATSPLLLQQQKSTEGMQLLQPQLKKLQEKYKGDRERTAAAQMELYKEYKINPLSGCLPLLIQLPILFALYGAINYGLGATPFQVVDLSGRLLIPGLDSLVPLDKLWLGLDLTQPPTVAGFSPAAVILPLLVLATTWLQSKLTLPPMNPDDKNNPTASMTRSMTTIMPLMFGFFALTFSVGLSIYFIVSNVVGIVQYTMLGKAHWNQVIGRGPSGPGPKREQTAEERAEAEAILSRVIAKVESSPRNPALAARAASGGSRGASQTVLKTKPGPATPSSRVRPTRKKK; encoded by the coding sequence ATGGATTTTCTGCTCAATCCCTTCATCACCATCCTGACGCTGTTGTATTCGGTGTTCGGCAACAACATCGTGCTGGCGATCGTCGCGCTGACCGTCATCATCCGGCTGGCGACCTCGCCGCTGCTTCTGCAGCAGCAGAAATCGACCGAGGGCATGCAGCTTCTGCAGCCGCAGCTCAAGAAACTGCAGGAGAAGTACAAGGGCGACCGCGAGCGTACTGCGGCCGCACAGATGGAGCTGTACAAGGAGTACAAGATCAACCCGCTCAGCGGGTGCTTGCCGCTTCTGATCCAGCTTCCGATCCTGTTTGCGCTGTACGGTGCGATCAACTACGGCCTCGGCGCGACGCCGTTTCAGGTGGTCGACCTATCTGGTCGGCTGCTGATCCCGGGCCTCGACAGCCTCGTGCCGCTGGACAAACTGTGGCTCGGCCTTGATCTCACGCAGCCGCCGACGGTCGCGGGGTTCTCACCTGCCGCCGTCATCCTTCCGCTGCTGGTGCTGGCAACGACATGGCTGCAGAGCAAGCTGACGCTGCCTCCGATGAACCCGGACGATAAGAACAATCCGACGGCCTCGATGACGCGGTCGATGACCACCATCATGCCGCTCATGTTCGGCTTCTTCGCGCTGACCTTCTCGGTCGGTCTGTCGATCTATTTCATCGTCAGCAACGTGGTCGGCATCGTGCAGTACACCATGCTCGGCAAAGCGCATTGGAATCAAGTGATCGGCCGCGGCCCGTCCGGCCCCGGCCCCAAGCGCGAACAGACGGCCGAGGAGCGAGCAGAGGCCGAAGCAATTCTGTCCCGTGTGATCGCCAAGGTTGAATCTTCGCCGCGCAACCCCGCCCTTGCGGCGCGCGCTGCTAGCGGCGGAAGCCGGGGCGCATCGCAAACCGTTTTGAAGACCAAGCCGGGGCCCGCCACGCCGTCGTCGCGTGTTCGGCCCACGAGGAAAAAGAAGTAG
- a CDS encoding PQQ-binding-like beta-propeller repeat protein: MIGTLRRRVSLPVLLALTVLVAAGCVSTRLGVSWPSISIIDDQHILLAYNNYLVLIEPATGEEVKLRDSDGNVRIDPQTGEARTWDVAESSGQQAFYSTPLRLSEDTLLAAEYNGRFIEIDYAAARINNPAGRPVSGQVVADVAVDDDRLYVGYNSQNLEAFDLESLNVLWAFETTSGIWSKPLLHEGVLYVTSMDHNLYAIDSADGSELWRVDLQGAAAASPVIANGRLYVGTFARTVVEVNLDGEITATFTANNWVWGTPVIEGGTAYVTDLTGYVYALSVPGLEQIWSVQAAESGIRPSALLAGDFVVTASRTGRVTWLDKNDGSIAITRELQTEVLSEMLYIPAGPNVSQDIIVVATVQADRPLVAFGARDGQLLWEYRR, encoded by the coding sequence ATGATCGGAACCCTTCGCAGGCGCGTTTCCCTTCCCGTGCTGCTGGCGCTTACCGTGCTGGTGGCGGCTGGCTGCGTCAGTACGCGCCTCGGCGTGAGTTGGCCGTCGATCTCGATTATTGACGATCAGCATATTCTGCTTGCCTACAACAACTATCTCGTGCTGATCGAGCCGGCGACCGGCGAAGAAGTCAAGCTGCGCGACTCGGACGGCAACGTGCGTATCGACCCGCAGACGGGCGAGGCGCGCACGTGGGACGTGGCTGAGTCCAGCGGCCAGCAGGCGTTCTACAGCACGCCGCTACGCCTCAGCGAAGACACCCTGCTCGCTGCCGAATACAACGGCCGGTTCATTGAGATTGACTACGCCGCCGCACGCATCAACAACCCCGCCGGGCGTCCGGTCAGCGGACAGGTGGTCGCCGATGTCGCCGTGGACGACGACCGGCTGTATGTCGGCTACAACAGCCAGAACCTCGAAGCGTTCGACCTTGAGAGCCTGAACGTGCTTTGGGCCTTCGAGACGACCAGCGGTATTTGGTCCAAGCCGCTGCTGCACGAAGGCGTGCTGTACGTCACCTCGATGGATCACAACCTGTATGCGATCGACAGCGCCGATGGCTCGGAGCTGTGGCGCGTCGACTTGCAAGGCGCGGCGGCCGCTTCGCCGGTGATCGCCAACGGCCGTCTGTACGTCGGCACGTTCGCGCGTACAGTCGTCGAGGTCAACCTTGACGGCGAGATTACCGCGACGTTCACCGCCAACAACTGGGTGTGGGGCACGCCGGTGATCGAAGGCGGAACGGCCTACGTGACCGACCTGACCGGATACGTGTACGCCCTGAGCGTCCCCGGGCTTGAGCAGATTTGGTCGGTGCAGGCTGCCGAAAGCGGCATCCGCCCCTCGGCGCTGCTGGCCGGCGACTTCGTTGTAACCGCCTCACGGACGGGGCGCGTCACGTGGCTGGACAAGAACGACGGCAGCATCGCCATCACGCGCGAACTGCAGACCGAAGTGCTGAGCGAGATGTTGTACATCCCGGCCGGCCCTAACGTCAGCCAAGACATCATTGTCGTTGCCACGGTGCAGGCCGACCGGCCGCTGGTCGCTTTTGGCGCGCGTGACGGTCAACTCCTGTGGGAATATCGGCGCTAG
- the yidD gene encoding membrane protein insertion efficiency factor YidD has product MKFLALAAIRFYKRRISPMLPPSCRFYPTCSEYMYEAIQVHGLFRGGWMGLKRIGRCNPFNPGGFDPVPPKKEHAKT; this is encoded by the coding sequence ATGAAATTTCTGGCACTCGCAGCAATTCGTTTCTACAAACGACGGATTTCGCCGATGCTGCCGCCGTCATGCCGGTTTTATCCGACATGCTCGGAATACATGTACGAGGCCATTCAAGTGCACGGGCTGTTCCGCGGCGGCTGGATGGGCCTGAAGCGCATCGGCCGCTGTAATCCGTTCAATCCCGGCGGCTTTGACCCCGTCCCCCCAAAGAAAGAGCACGCCAAAACATGA
- the rnpA gene encoding ribonuclease P protein component: MGLPRPLRLTHTHDFARVRAQGRTERGRLLLINTAPNGLQSNRYGIVTSKRLGGAVVRNRVRRLLREAIRAEDAALQRGWDVVVVAHPAAVGQPLSELHGAYRTLIVQAGLLHDEDDSRGL; encoded by the coding sequence ATGGGCCTGCCGCGCCCGCTCCGGCTGACGCATACGCACGACTTCGCCCGTGTCCGGGCGCAAGGACGTACGGAGCGCGGCCGGCTGCTGCTGATTAACACCGCGCCGAATGGGCTGCAATCCAACCGGTACGGAATTGTGACGAGCAAGCGGTTGGGCGGGGCAGTCGTGCGGAACCGGGTTCGCCGGCTCCTGCGCGAGGCCATCCGCGCCGAAGATGCGGCACTGCAGCGGGGGTGGGATGTCGTGGTTGTCGCGCATCCTGCCGCCGTCGGGCAGCCGCTTTCCGAACTGCACGGGGCGTACCGCACACTGATCGTACAGGCCGGCCTGCTGCATGACGAAGATGATTCGCGTGGTCTCTAA